The sequence GAGTGTGGAACAGTGAGTTGAGCCAACCGGCGGCGGAAAGTACATTTGGATGGGATCGTGCTTGGAGCTGAGACTCTGACCAGCTACGATAAGGTAAGGCATCGATTGATAAGAACGTGTTTGGAGACTACTCACTATAGCTCAAAGAATTGCTTATTTTCAGGTGGAAAACCCCGAGCTTCGGGGTTTGACCGGATATATTCTTCTAGCTTGCCTTTATAGCCGGCCGCCGTGGCTTCATCGATCACCCCATGTATGACCACGCAACCTGTACGTTTGATCTCTTCCAACTTGGAGGGCTCGAGCGAGGATAGTTCGCTGAACTCGACTTGAGGGACGATCTAAGAAGATAGGTGAGTCTATGCGTTCGGACCAACCAAACAAACACTCACAGGGGAGCCGGTCTTTTTGATTTCTTCGGTACGGTCCTTGAGCGCGACGAGCAGCTTGTTCCATGATTCTGTCAATTTATTCTCATCTTCGGGTGTAACAAGGCTGCGCTTGAGGTCAGCAAAGCGAGGCGTAAAAGGAGCAGCGATACGATCGAGCTTGCGCATGATGGTTTGGTCAATTATCACGCGGGGTGAATGGGGCGATTTTGACTAATATAGCTAAGCGCCGGTAGACCGTGGTCTCCAGGCGGCTGCAAGGAGCCTACATCCCACACCACCATCAGCCGGTGTATCCGAAAGCCTCCTGTGAGTATAAAATGGCCTCGCTCGCTCTCAAGCAACTACTTACATTCTGTAGCGTCTCTCTTAATTCTTACTTTGCGCGTCTTGTTTCTAATTTAACGCCTCTTCACTCACCCTAGTCACCATGCCTCCCCCTCATTACGATTTTCTTATCAAGGTATACTAAATTGTCATTTCTTTGTGAAAAAATGGCTGAAATGTGTTTTAGCTCTTGCTCATTGGAGATTCTGGTACGCGAATACACGCGGTAGATAGTTTTTTGGGCTTATACCCCCCTAGGTGTCGGCAAGTCTTGTCTCTTGCTCCGTTTCTGCGACGATGCATGGACTCCGTCCTTTATCACGACCATTGGTATCGACTTCAAGATTCGTACCATTGAACTAGACGGCAAGCGTATCAAATTACAGATCGTAAGACCATTGCACAGCCTAGCCCACACTATATTAACGTTTATAATGTAGTGGGATACCGCCGGGCAAGAGCGATTCCGGACCATCACCACCGCATACTACCGGGGTGCTATGGGTATCCTGCTCGTCTACGATGTCACGGATGAAAAATCCTTTAATAGTAAGTCACGTATCCACGCGATCACGTCTTCTTTTATTAACCAAGTTTATTCCGTGCATAGACATTCGTACGTGGCACGCTAATGTCGAGCAGCACGCATCCGAGGGTGTCAATAAAATCCTGATTGGCAACAAGTCGGACTGGGTAGATAAGAAGGCTATTACGGAAGAGCAGGGTATGTTCTGAGGAAAACGTTTTGGAAGACGTAA comes from Rhizoctonia solani chromosome 4, complete sequence and encodes:
- a CDS encoding Ras-related protein Rab-8A; the protein is MPPPHYDFLIKLLLIGDSGVGKSCLLLRFCDDAWTPSFITTIGIDFKIRTIELDGKRIKLQIWDTAGQERFRTITTAYYRGAMGILLVYDVTDEKSFNNIRTWHANVEQHASEGVNKILIGNKSDWVDKKAITEEQGRALADELGIKFMETSAKANEGVEDAFFALARDIKTRLIDSQPDAGQAGGATEGAVKVNAAGGSQAAGGCC